AAGCCCGTTACTTTTCCTGCAAGTTGTGCGGTTACCTCCTCAACCATGACTACCATAAAAACCCCATTCCAGCCATTGGTAACGAAGCCCATTAGAAAGATAATGAGTCCAAGTATCAGTTTGACGAGTAGAATATGATCTAAATCCTTTATGAAATAACATAGAACAACAAAAATAAGGATGAAAAGACCAGATGAAATAAGTAAATTTCTAAATAATTTTTTTCGATTTGTGAACAGATAATCACAGCTCCATCCCCAGAATATTCTTCCTACTAGTCCAGAAAACTGGAGAATTGCTAAATAGAAACTAGCGGTAATGTAATTAAAACTTAATTCTTTTTGCAAATATAATACTAAGAAGGTAATAATAATCCACTGTGCTGCAGCTATGATTAAGCCACCAATACTAGTCAATAGAACATTTTTATTCTTATAGATCAAATGATAGGAATCATTCGAAACACCTTTGTTTTTTTCAAGAAATGATTGGTCATTTCTTGATTTGTCTTCAAATAGTTTTCTAATTAATATATAGGCTGAAATGGACAATAGTAGGATGACAGAAAAATAGACTGCAACTTTCCAACCCCAATGAACTGCAATAGTAGGAAGTATCCCAGCTGCCAACATGCCTCCCATAGAAAGACCGGTTTGTTTTAAACTCATCACAGTTCCTCTAATTTTATTAGAGAAATCGTTGACCACTACTTTATTTATTGAAGGATTAATCAAGGTGTACCCTACACCAGTTAAAGCTAAAAAGACAAGTTTAAGGTTGAAACTATCTGGCAATGTTGTTAAGAGTAAAGATACCGCCATCAAAGCTCCACCCACCATGATACAAAGTTTTACGCCATACCGATCCACCCAATATCCAGCCAACATAGAGCATGAAGTTGCACCAATATAAAAGGAAGTAATAAACCATGCAATCTTAGTTGGATCCAAATTATCTATTTTCGCAAGTAAGGGACCTAGGGTTGGAAAGGTAAACATACCTATTGAAGTAAATGCCAGAATAACCATAATGTATAAAGTTTTCGCTATCTCTTGCTTAGTCACTAATTGTCACTTCCTATGTTTCTATTTTAAAATAGAACATTTTACCCCTTACCTATATTTCACATTCTCATAGCACCTCTCA
The DNA window shown above is from Bacillaceae bacterium S4-13-56 and carries:
- a CDS encoding MFS transporter, coding for MTKQEIAKTLYIMVILAFTSIGMFTFPTLGPLLAKIDNLDPTKIAWFITSFYIGATSCSMLAGYWVDRYGVKLCIMVGGALMAVSLLLTTLPDSFNLKLVFLALTGVGYTLINPSINKVVVNDFSNKIRGTVMSLKQTGLSMGGMLAAGILPTIAVHWGWKVAVYFSVILLLSISAYILIRKLFEDKSRNDQSFLEKNKGVSNDSYHLIYKNKNVLLTSIGGLIIAAAQWIIITFLVLYLQKELSFNYITASFYLAILQFSGLVGRIFWGWSCDYLFTNRKKLFRNLLISSGLFILIFVVLCYFIKDLDHILLVKLILGLIIFLMGFVTNGWNGVFMVVMVEEVTAQLAGKVTGFSMMFVYLGIILGPLLFSFLILNIPYTIGWVIVSTLFFLSAFIFHKV